A genome region from Magnolia sinica isolate HGM2019 chromosome 8, MsV1, whole genome shotgun sequence includes the following:
- the LOC131253477 gene encoding solute carrier family 40 member 1-like isoform X5, which produces MCQPVWDIRVVHQALSHVGVVVISNGQPPEVLTKMNSVIRRIDLICKLFAPVVTGFIISFISLQASAVTLALWNIVSVSLQYWLLMSVYNGIPALSESSRKKTMNVGVTDPLGSSSDLMETESFLSEEGISEVGGNDQNRKIRARILKLPCIDAWLVYLKQEVVLPGVALSLLYFTVLSFGTLMTAALEWKGIPAYVIGIARGVSAIVGIAATLVYPIVHSRISTLRTGLWSIWTQWCFLLVCVASIWVQNGFISAWMLMGGVATSRLGLWMFDLAVIQQMQDHVPESDRCVVGGVQSSLQSMMDLMTYIMGIIISNPKEFGALVILSFLSVTIAAVLYTFHIYHVRKHLFHFDKLFFKNRSLIQLIQQL; this is translated from the exons GGTCGTGGTGATTTCAAATGGCCAACCACCAGAAGTATTGACAAAGATGAATTCAGTTATCCGACGGATTGATCTAATCTGCAAGCTATTTGCTCCTGTTGTCACTGGCTTCATTATCAGCTTTATATCACTGCAAGCATCAGCGGTGACTTTAGCACTCTGGAATATTGTATCTGTTTCACTGCAATATTGGCTTCTGATGTCTGTATACAATGGGATTCCAGCTCTAAGCGAAAGCAGCCGAAAGAAAACTATGAATGTCGGAGTGACTGATCCATTAGGAAGTTCATCTGATTTGATGGAAACCGAGAGCTTTCTTTCGGAAGAAGGAATTTCTGAAGTAGGAGGGAATGATCAGAATCGGAAAATAAGGGCAAGGATTTTAAAGCTTCCGTGCATCGATGCATGGCTTGTCTATTTAAAGCAAGAAGTAGTGCTTCCCGGAGTGGCTTTATCTTTGCTTTATTTCACTGTCCTCAG CTTTGGGACGTTGATGACCGCGGCTTTGGAATGGAAAGGTATACCTGCCTATGTTATAGGCATTGCGCGTGGGGTGAGTGCTATTGTAGGAATAGCTGCAACACTCGTGTACCCTATTGTGCATTCGCGTATTTCGACTCTGAGGACTGGACTCTGGTCTATTTGGACTCAG TGGTGCTTTCTACTAGTATGCGTAGCTTCTATTTGGGTCCAGAATGGCTTTATCTCCGCATGGATGCTGATGGGTGGAGTAGCAACGTCACGTCTTGGGTTGTGGATGTTCGATTTAGCAGTTATTCAACAAATGCAG GACCATGTTCCGGAATCAGATCGTTGTGTTGTGGGAGGAGTCCAAAGCTCGCTTCAATCCATGATGGATTTGATGACTTATATCATGGGAATTATCATTTCAAATCCAAAG GAATTCGGAGCGCTGGTGATTTTGTCGTTTTTATCAGTAACAATAGCTGCAGTCCTCTATACTTTCCATATCTATCATGTTCGAAAGCACCTTTTCCACTTTGATAAGCTGTTTTTTAAGAACCGTTCGCTGATACAGCTGATACAGCAATTGTAG